From Salarias fasciatus chromosome 12, fSalaFa1.1, whole genome shotgun sequence, the proteins below share one genomic window:
- the ckap2l gene encoding cytoskeleton-associated protein 2-like isoform X2, with amino-acid sequence MGEEEAPAALSRKEQRKLKLLEYLAAKGRLKAPNPRPYLRENQPRTRPAAPAPQVVNAKENEAPQRGVRQGGVGQKGVGQRGVSSAGSRPDPAWKVLSVSNRVTISGGAGVSHKKTNLPVSASAPAPPRRNRNPELARPAAASSRPAAAASSRPAATTASSRVTVSTRPAVSSRPAAASSRPAAAASSRPAAAASSRPAAAASSRPAAASSRPAAAVSARPVATTASSRVTVSASSRPAAILSSRPGPRPAAGVEKQLRVQPSVRAPPNAPRPSVKPKSKLSFSSKAASSCPAAAAASSRISLGPLTKTRTGLTPAVPRPRPAAPGGAPTAAASSIPAGKAAPRRPGPGLVSRPAEGGARWPLCRPHPEPTSKNRRRPGFEPAPAGGSTKPGSPAEGGAAASQTPSRPTVRAAATAGKLQTSRGTDGRQQNRAAQIPAGPPPGSQTAPQPARTISLTGRTANTRTPELTAKTAAHTDRRRPTAAQQQRLRKLQEWRQAKGISYKRPSMPAPSSVARRTTSVSQTPFWKSMKEEDEAQSLICAVDQSLADCITLLEEGCPPDRVSSVLSRLPPVSQKFTKYWICRVRLMERDGDLDVLPVFKDAVRVVMEPLDELRAVVFEILKRKKEIHAPEEEEEQSAGELGPEAGPDSAVTPRPTRALICGQNGDSAVIKYKITATPGGPPSQSREAVRVKGQEVRFFTPVRRSVRIERRSSRYPAALQDHDPCVASYHDLFGEVEGEGEGPDGGAEPAEDSCDAPMYVYRENGALEDKVVVRLVCDDSP; translated from the exons ATGGGAGAGGAAGAGGCGCCGGCAGCGCTCTCCAGGAAGG AGCAGcggaagctgaagctgctggagtaCCTGGCCGCCAAAGGGAGGCTCAAAGCGCCGAACCCCAG GCCGTACCTCCGAGAGAACCAGCCGAGGACGCGGCCCGCCGCTCCAGCGCCTCAG GTTGTCAACGCAAAAGAGAATGAAGCCCCACAGAGGGGGGTCAGGCAGGGCGGGGTCGGACAGAAGGGGGTCGGACAGAGGGGGGTCAGCAGCGCAGGGTCCAGACCAGACCCTGCCTGGAAGGTGTTGAGCGTCTCCAACAGAGTGACGATCAGCGGCGGCGCCGGAGTTTCTCACAAGAAAACCAACCTTCCAGTTTCAGCCAGCGCCCCGGCTCCGCCCAGACGCAACCGGAACCCTGAACTCGCCAGACCCGCCGCCGCGTCCTCCagacccgccgccgccgcgtcctcCAGACCCGCCGCCACCACCGCATCTTCCAGAGTCACCGTGTCCACCAGACCCGCCGTGTCCTCCAGACCCGCTGCCGCGTCCTCCAGACCCGCCGCTGCCGCGTCCTCCAGACCCGCCGCTGCCGCGTCCTCCAGACCCGCCGCTGCCGCGTCCTCCAGACCCGCTGCCGCGTCCTCCagacccgccgccgccgtgtccgCCAGACCAGTCGCCACCACTGCATCCTCCAGAGTGACTGTTTCCGCCTCCTCCAGACCCGCCGCTATCTTGTCCTCCAGACCCGGTCCACGTCCAGCCGCCGGCGTCGAAAAGCAGCTGAGGGTCCAGCCTTCCGTCAGAGCTCCTCCCAACGCGCCTCGTCCTTCAGTGAAACCCAAGAGCAAGCTGAGCTTCAGCTCTAAAGCTGCCTCTTCgtgtccggcggcggcggcggccagcagcAGGATCAGCCTCGGGCCTTTGACCAAAACCAGGACCGGGCTCACTCCAGCGGTTCCCCGGCCGAGACCCGCGGCGCCAGGCGGGGCACCCACGGCCGCCGCCAGCTCCATTCCAGCCGGGAAGGCGGCGCCCAGACGCCCCGGACCCGGGCTTGTGTCCCGCCCGGCTGAGGGCGGAGCCCGctggcctctctgcagaccACACCCTGAGCCCACCAGCAAGAATCGGCGGCGGCCGGGATTCGAACCCGCGCCTGCAGGCGGCTCCACGAAGCCAGGCTCTCCAGCCGAAGGGGGGGCAGCTGCCTCGCAGACACCCAGCAGGCCGACAGTCCgggccgccgccaccgccgggAAACTCCAAACCAGCAGAGGAACCGACGGCAGGCAGCAGAACCGAGCGGCCCAGATCCCAGCAGGACCTCCACCGGGGTCACAGACCGCCCCTCAGCCGGCCAGAACCATCAGCCTCACGGGCCGCACCGCAAACACCAGGACCCCCGAACTCACCGCCAAGACCGCCGCCCACACCGACAGGAGGAGGCCGACCGCCGCCCAGCAGCAGAGACT gaggaagctgcaggaatgGCGGCAGGCTAAAGGGATTTCCTACAAGCGTCCCTCCATGCCGGCGCCGTCCTCGGTGGCCCGGAGGACCACCTCGGTGTCCCAGACCCCCTTCTGGAAGTccatgaaggaggaggacgaggcccAGTCCCTGATCTGCGCCGTGGACCAGTCCCTGGCCGACTGCAtcacgctgctggaggag GGTTGTCCTCCGGACCGGGTGAGCAGCGTCCTGTCTCGCCTGCCGCCCGTGTCCCAGAAGTTCACCAAGTACTGGATCTGCCGCGTCCGGCTGATGGAGCGGGACGGAGACCTGGACGTCCTGCCCGTCTTCAAAGACGCCGTCCGGGTCGTCATGGAG CCGTTGGACGAGCTTCGAGCCGTCGTGTTTGAGatcctgaagaggaagaaagaaatccACG ctcctgaggaggaggaggagcagagcgccgGAGAACTCGGTCCGGAGGCCGGACCCGACTCCGCCGTGACCCCCAGACCGACCCGGGCCCTCATCTGTGGCCAGAACGGAGACTCGGCGGTCATCAAGTACAAGATCACGGCCACGCCGGG CGGCCCGCCCAGCCAGAGCCGAGAGGCcgtcagggtcaaaggtcaggaggtTCGCTTCTTCACGCCGGTCCGGCGCTCGGTACGCATCGAGCGGCGCTCCAGCAGATACCCGGCGGCGCTGCAGGACCACGACCCCTGCGTGGCGTCGTACCACGACCTCTTCGgcgaggtggagggggagggggaggggccagatgggggggcggagcctgccGAGGACAGCTGCGACGCTCCCATGTACGTTTACCGGGAGAACGGCGCTCTGGAGGACAAAGTGGTCGTCCGGTTGGTCTGTGACGACTCGCCGtag
- the ckap2l gene encoding cytoskeleton-associated protein 2-like isoform X1, whose translation MGEEEAPAALSRKEQRKLKLLEYLAAKGRLKAPNPRPYLRENQPRTRPAAPAPQVVNAKENEAPQRGVRQGGVGQKGVGQRGVSSAGSRPDPAWKVLSVSNRVTISGGAGVSHKKTNLPVSASAPAPPRRNRNPELARPAAASSRPAAAASSRPAATTASSRVTVSTRPAVSSRPAAASSRPAAAASSRPAAAASSRPAAAASSRPAAASSRPAAAVSARPVATTASSRVTVSASSRPAAILSSRPGPRPAAGVEKQLRVQPSVRAPPNAPRPSVKPKSKLSFSSKAASSCPAAAAASSRISLGPLTKTRTGLTPAVPRPRPAAPGGAPTAAASSIPAGKAAPRRPGPGLVSRPAEGGARWPLCRPHPEPTSKNRRRPGFEPAPAGGSTKPGSPAEGGAAASQTPSRPTVRAAATAGKLQTSRGTDGRQQNRAAQIPAGPPPGSQTAPQPARTISLTGRTANTRTPELTAKTAAHTDRRRPTAAQQQRLRKLQEWRQAKGISYKRPSMPAPSSVARRTTSVSQTPFWKSMKEEDEAQSLICAVDQSLADCITLLEEGCPPDRVSSVLSRLPPVSQKFTKYWICRVRLMERDGDLDVLPVFKDAVRVVMEPLDELRAVVFEILKRKKEIHAAPEEEEEQSAGELGPEAGPDSAVTPRPTRALICGQNGDSAVIKYKITATPGGPPSQSREAVRVKGQEVRFFTPVRRSVRIERRSSRYPAALQDHDPCVASYHDLFGEVEGEGEGPDGGAEPAEDSCDAPMYVYRENGALEDKVVVRLVCDDSP comes from the exons ATGGGAGAGGAAGAGGCGCCGGCAGCGCTCTCCAGGAAGG AGCAGcggaagctgaagctgctggagtaCCTGGCCGCCAAAGGGAGGCTCAAAGCGCCGAACCCCAG GCCGTACCTCCGAGAGAACCAGCCGAGGACGCGGCCCGCCGCTCCAGCGCCTCAG GTTGTCAACGCAAAAGAGAATGAAGCCCCACAGAGGGGGGTCAGGCAGGGCGGGGTCGGACAGAAGGGGGTCGGACAGAGGGGGGTCAGCAGCGCAGGGTCCAGACCAGACCCTGCCTGGAAGGTGTTGAGCGTCTCCAACAGAGTGACGATCAGCGGCGGCGCCGGAGTTTCTCACAAGAAAACCAACCTTCCAGTTTCAGCCAGCGCCCCGGCTCCGCCCAGACGCAACCGGAACCCTGAACTCGCCAGACCCGCCGCCGCGTCCTCCagacccgccgccgccgcgtcctcCAGACCCGCCGCCACCACCGCATCTTCCAGAGTCACCGTGTCCACCAGACCCGCCGTGTCCTCCAGACCCGCTGCCGCGTCCTCCAGACCCGCCGCTGCCGCGTCCTCCAGACCCGCCGCTGCCGCGTCCTCCAGACCCGCCGCTGCCGCGTCCTCCAGACCCGCTGCCGCGTCCTCCagacccgccgccgccgtgtccgCCAGACCAGTCGCCACCACTGCATCCTCCAGAGTGACTGTTTCCGCCTCCTCCAGACCCGCCGCTATCTTGTCCTCCAGACCCGGTCCACGTCCAGCCGCCGGCGTCGAAAAGCAGCTGAGGGTCCAGCCTTCCGTCAGAGCTCCTCCCAACGCGCCTCGTCCTTCAGTGAAACCCAAGAGCAAGCTGAGCTTCAGCTCTAAAGCTGCCTCTTCgtgtccggcggcggcggcggccagcagcAGGATCAGCCTCGGGCCTTTGACCAAAACCAGGACCGGGCTCACTCCAGCGGTTCCCCGGCCGAGACCCGCGGCGCCAGGCGGGGCACCCACGGCCGCCGCCAGCTCCATTCCAGCCGGGAAGGCGGCGCCCAGACGCCCCGGACCCGGGCTTGTGTCCCGCCCGGCTGAGGGCGGAGCCCGctggcctctctgcagaccACACCCTGAGCCCACCAGCAAGAATCGGCGGCGGCCGGGATTCGAACCCGCGCCTGCAGGCGGCTCCACGAAGCCAGGCTCTCCAGCCGAAGGGGGGGCAGCTGCCTCGCAGACACCCAGCAGGCCGACAGTCCgggccgccgccaccgccgggAAACTCCAAACCAGCAGAGGAACCGACGGCAGGCAGCAGAACCGAGCGGCCCAGATCCCAGCAGGACCTCCACCGGGGTCACAGACCGCCCCTCAGCCGGCCAGAACCATCAGCCTCACGGGCCGCACCGCAAACACCAGGACCCCCGAACTCACCGCCAAGACCGCCGCCCACACCGACAGGAGGAGGCCGACCGCCGCCCAGCAGCAGAGACT gaggaagctgcaggaatgGCGGCAGGCTAAAGGGATTTCCTACAAGCGTCCCTCCATGCCGGCGCCGTCCTCGGTGGCCCGGAGGACCACCTCGGTGTCCCAGACCCCCTTCTGGAAGTccatgaaggaggaggacgaggcccAGTCCCTGATCTGCGCCGTGGACCAGTCCCTGGCCGACTGCAtcacgctgctggaggag GGTTGTCCTCCGGACCGGGTGAGCAGCGTCCTGTCTCGCCTGCCGCCCGTGTCCCAGAAGTTCACCAAGTACTGGATCTGCCGCGTCCGGCTGATGGAGCGGGACGGAGACCTGGACGTCCTGCCCGTCTTCAAAGACGCCGTCCGGGTCGTCATGGAG CCGTTGGACGAGCTTCGAGCCGTCGTGTTTGAGatcctgaagaggaagaaagaaatccACG cagctcctgaggaggaggaggagcagagcgccgGAGAACTCGGTCCGGAGGCCGGACCCGACTCCGCCGTGACCCCCAGACCGACCCGGGCCCTCATCTGTGGCCAGAACGGAGACTCGGCGGTCATCAAGTACAAGATCACGGCCACGCCGGG CGGCCCGCCCAGCCAGAGCCGAGAGGCcgtcagggtcaaaggtcaggaggtTCGCTTCTTCACGCCGGTCCGGCGCTCGGTACGCATCGAGCGGCGCTCCAGCAGATACCCGGCGGCGCTGCAGGACCACGACCCCTGCGTGGCGTCGTACCACGACCTCTTCGgcgaggtggagggggagggggaggggccagatgggggggcggagcctgccGAGGACAGCTGCGACGCTCCCATGTACGTTTACCGGGAGAACGGCGCTCTGGAGGACAAAGTGGTCGTCCGGTTGGTCTGTGACGACTCGCCGtag